One window from the genome of Thermococcus siculi encodes:
- a CDS encoding S16 family serine protease, with translation MRKLTALAFILLLILPFAGFTSAQCPSEGHTVVLKAPAVSKTADGQLIGVATDFVITVAPGSGHVYVETWPLAEVDMQASARLAAQMAGKVLGVDMSNYDVFIHIKADSPIIGGPSPGGTMTVGIIAALEGWAVNPKVMMTGMINPDGTIGPVGGILEKASAAHDVGAEVFLIPEGQRVQYVQETQRREIGGIVEINTQTKRVDVVQYAKERWGLTVIEIKDIYEAVYYFTGHRIPRPEAPSYTKIDTSFLKEDALKDYENTTGYYEATLEKLKDSDVSYGTYATLMEALNEAKGILNQSKESIDGGMYYTALSKDFQARIIIRHVDWYLDVKGQDDVQRLLKRTETQINVSEKVVEGMDIKGITMLQAVAAAEERVEEAKGLLDEAWKYYYSGDYWNAIGDAAYAYERAKTAEFWAKLGERFANGQEISRETVKTTARDYIDESNLIVTYIESMYGSAGGDLSDNIVQAEQYYEDGKYSAALFTAMEARVQAQVFLDTLGIDNMTVLMDKLKAMKEDAKTAIGLAQSNGVTPILAMAYYEFAESYEKSAEENNSPGDLQTAMIFYQYARETAGLFISGHPSPVEQVSNGSTEVPPIIIPTGTGTPESPSEAGTDNGGSDISGEIWGAIAAIGIGAFLIGALVGKKL, from the coding sequence ATGAGAAAACTGACAGCACTGGCGTTTATTCTGCTCCTCATACTGCCCTTTGCAGGGTTCACGAGCGCCCAGTGCCCATCCGAGGGACACACGGTCGTTCTAAAGGCCCCGGCGGTGTCAAAGACCGCCGACGGTCAGCTAATCGGAGTTGCGACGGACTTCGTCATAACCGTAGCTCCTGGCAGTGGACACGTCTACGTCGAGACCTGGCCCCTGGCGGAGGTTGACATGCAGGCGAGCGCGAGGCTCGCCGCCCAGATGGCGGGAAAGGTTCTGGGCGTTGACATGAGCAATTACGATGTCTTCATCCACATAAAGGCTGATTCTCCAATCATCGGCGGTCCCTCCCCGGGGGGAACCATGACCGTCGGAATAATAGCGGCCCTGGAAGGCTGGGCCGTCAATCCAAAGGTGATGATGACGGGCATGATAAACCCGGACGGGACGATAGGCCCGGTTGGTGGAATCCTCGAGAAGGCATCCGCCGCTCACGACGTCGGGGCAGAGGTCTTCCTGATCCCGGAGGGCCAGAGGGTACAGTACGTCCAGGAGACCCAGAGGAGGGAGATAGGCGGGATAGTCGAGATAAACACCCAGACGAAGAGAGTTGATGTAGTCCAGTACGCGAAGGAACGCTGGGGATTAACGGTCATCGAGATAAAGGACATCTACGAAGCCGTTTACTACTTCACAGGGCACAGGATCCCGAGGCCCGAGGCGCCTTCCTACACCAAGATCGACACCTCCTTCCTCAAGGAGGACGCCCTGAAGGACTACGAGAACACCACAGGTTATTACGAGGCCACACTGGAGAAGCTCAAAGACAGCGACGTGAGCTACGGAACCTACGCCACCCTCATGGAGGCCCTGAACGAGGCGAAGGGGATACTCAACCAGTCCAAGGAGTCGATAGACGGGGGAATGTACTACACCGCCCTCAGCAAGGACTTCCAGGCGAGGATCATAATAAGGCACGTCGACTGGTACCTGGACGTTAAGGGACAGGACGACGTCCAGAGGCTCCTCAAGAGGACGGAGACCCAGATAAACGTGTCGGAGAAGGTAGTCGAGGGCATGGACATCAAGGGCATCACCATGCTACAAGCGGTTGCCGCCGCGGAGGAGAGGGTTGAGGAAGCTAAGGGTCTCCTCGACGAGGCCTGGAAGTACTACTACTCCGGTGACTACTGGAACGCCATTGGCGATGCTGCCTACGCCTACGAGAGAGCCAAGACTGCCGAATTCTGGGCGAAGCTCGGCGAGAGGTTCGCAAACGGCCAGGAGATAAGCAGGGAGACAGTTAAGACGACCGCCAGGGACTACATAGACGAGTCCAACCTCATAGTGACCTACATAGAATCGATGTACGGGAGCGCCGGAGGAGATCTGAGCGATAACATCGTTCAGGCGGAGCAGTACTACGAGGATGGAAAATATTCCGCGGCGCTGTTCACTGCCATGGAGGCCCGCGTACAGGCCCAGGTCTTCCTCGACACCCTAGGAATAGACAACATGACCGTCCTCATGGACAAGCTGAAGGCCATGAAAGAGGACGCGAAGACCGCCATAGGCCTGGCCCAGAGCAACGGGGTAACCCCGATACTGGCGATGGCGTACTACGAGTTCGCGGAGAGCTACGAGAAGAGCGCCGAGGAGAACAACAGCCCGGGCGACCTCCAGACGGCCATGATATTCTACCAGTACGCGAGGGAAACGGCGGGCCTCTTCATCAGCGGGCACCCGAGTCCGGTGGAGCAGGTTTCGAACGGCTCAACGGAGGTGCCCCCGATAATAATCCCGACCGGAACCGGCACTCCGGAGAGTCCCTCAGAAGCAGGCACAGATAACGGAGGAAGTGACATATCCGGCGAGATCTGGGGGGCAATAGCCGCCATAGGCATCGGAGCGTTCCTTATCGGAGCACTCGTCGGAAAGAAACTCTGA
- a CDS encoding M20 family metallopeptidase: protein MEFDLLKELVSISSPFGREEKVSRFIASFLEEHGFNVELLPVEGSADDVIAYLPGRGHTVVLNGHMDTVNLSQGWTRNPRGELDGDRFYGLGSADMKGGLTALMSAFVEMGELSKNERPTVIFTAVSDEEGYSRGAWELIKSGKLDGADLVLVAEPTDERLMLGARGRFIVQVEVFGKRAHAARPHEGLNAIEELGRFVGSLWKIRFRNHRKLGIGSYCTLSIEGSADGLSVPDYARAIIDRHIVIGEDWEKVEGELLRLAERIKLRAKIKVGRFPRPTPDMLPYTVRENDRFVNIFKSVHRAILGGEPEIIYGRSVGDFNYFGTYLGKPTLVYGPAGGNWHSPDEWVSVESVKRVKELYVEFLKALV, encoded by the coding sequence ATGGAATTCGACCTCCTGAAGGAGCTGGTGTCCATCAGCTCCCCCTTCGGACGGGAGGAAAAAGTCTCCCGATTCATCGCTTCTTTTCTGGAGGAGCACGGCTTTAACGTTGAACTTCTGCCGGTGGAAGGCTCCGCCGATGACGTTATCGCCTACCTCCCTGGCCGGGGGCACACCGTTGTCCTCAACGGTCACATGGACACGGTCAACCTCTCCCAGGGCTGGACGCGAAATCCACGGGGCGAGCTGGACGGCGACCGCTTTTACGGCCTCGGAAGTGCGGACATGAAGGGCGGACTGACGGCACTCATGAGTGCGTTCGTCGAGATGGGGGAGCTGTCCAAGAACGAAAGGCCCACAGTGATCTTCACCGCGGTGAGTGACGAGGAGGGCTACTCGAGGGGGGCCTGGGAGCTGATAAAGAGCGGAAAACTGGATGGTGCTGATTTAGTCCTCGTGGCCGAGCCAACCGACGAGAGGCTGATGCTGGGTGCAAGGGGAAGGTTCATAGTCCAGGTCGAGGTCTTCGGCAAGAGGGCACACGCCGCCAGACCACACGAGGGCCTCAACGCCATCGAGGAACTCGGTCGTTTCGTAGGGAGCCTGTGGAAGATACGCTTTAGGAACCACAGAAAGCTTGGCATCGGCTCCTACTGCACCCTGAGCATCGAGGGATCCGCCGACGGCCTGAGCGTCCCGGACTACGCGAGGGCCATAATCGACAGGCACATCGTCATCGGTGAGGACTGGGAGAAGGTCGAGGGCGAGTTGCTCCGCCTGGCCGAGCGGATAAAGCTCCGCGCGAAGATAAAGGTGGGGAGGTTCCCCAGGCCGACGCCTGACATGCTCCCGTACACCGTGAGGGAGAACGACAGGTTCGTGAACATCTTCAAGTCCGTCCACAGGGCCATCCTCGGAGGGGAGCCGGAGATTATCTACGGGAGGAGCGTCGGGGACTTCAACTACTTCGGCACCTACCTGGGCAAGCCAACGCTCGTCTACGGCCCGGCGGGCGGTAACTGGCACTCCCCGGACGAGTGGGTCAGCGTTGAGTCCGTGAAAAGGGTGAAGGAGCTGTACGTGGAGTTCCTAAAGGCCCTCGTCTGA
- a CDS encoding hydroxyacid dehydrogenase encodes MKVLVAAPLHEKAIEVLKNAGFEVLYEEYPDEERLVQLVGDVEAIIVRSKPKVTRKVIEAAPKLRVIARAGVGLDNIDLEAAKERGIKVVNSPGASSRSVAELAIALTFNVARKIAFADRKMREGTWAKKQAMGIELEGKTMGVIGFGRIGYEVAKIAHALGMNILLYDPYPNDERAKEVGGRFVDLETLLRESDVVTLHVPLVDATYHLINEERLRLMKPTAILINAARGAVVDTDALVKALKEGWIAGAGLDVFEEEPLPADHPLTRLDNVVLTPHIGASTVEAQMRAGVQVAEQVVEILKG; translated from the coding sequence GTGAAGGTTCTGGTTGCGGCACCGCTGCACGAGAAGGCCATTGAGGTTTTGAAGAACGCTGGCTTTGAGGTTCTTTACGAGGAGTATCCCGACGAGGAGAGGCTCGTCCAGCTCGTCGGGGACGTGGAGGCCATCATAGTCAGGAGCAAGCCGAAGGTTACCAGGAAGGTCATAGAGGCCGCCCCGAAGCTCAGGGTTATAGCCAGGGCGGGCGTCGGTCTCGACAACATCGACCTTGAGGCCGCCAAGGAGAGGGGTATAAAGGTCGTCAACAGCCCGGGCGCCTCAAGCAGGAGCGTCGCCGAGCTGGCGATAGCCCTCACCTTCAACGTGGCGAGGAAGATAGCCTTCGCCGACAGGAAGATGAGGGAAGGAACCTGGGCCAAGAAGCAGGCCATGGGAATCGAGCTTGAAGGAAAGACGATGGGGGTAATCGGCTTCGGAAGGATAGGCTACGAGGTGGCAAAGATTGCCCACGCCCTCGGAATGAACATCCTCCTCTACGACCCCTACCCGAACGACGAGAGGGCGAAGGAAGTCGGGGGGAGGTTCGTCGACCTCGAGACCCTCCTGAGGGAGAGCGACGTCGTTACGCTCCACGTCCCGCTCGTCGACGCCACGTACCACCTCATAAACGAGGAGCGTCTCAGGCTCATGAAGCCGACGGCCATACTCATCAACGCCGCCAGGGGCGCCGTCGTCGACACCGACGCCCTCGTAAAAGCGTTGAAGGAGGGCTGGATTGCTGGGGCGGGCCTGGACGTCTTCGAGGAGGAGCCGCTCCCTGCGGACCACCCGCTCACCAGGCTCGATAACGTGGTCCTAACGCCTCACATCGGCGCCTCGACCGTAGAGGCCCAGATGAGGGCTGGGGTTCAGGTGGCCGAGCAGGTCGTCGAGATTCTGAAGGGCTGA
- a CDS encoding TIGR00153 family protein, which translates to MPIFGGKESSVFEAIENHLNVVNESLVAFRELMVAYLEGDFERARAFEREVDELESKADTLRRSIETMLYEGAFLPANRGDYVRLSELIDQVADAAESAAHTLILARPKVPEELKEEILNLVDSAIKTYAVLVEAVNALNSDVDRATELAKAVEDAEESADEVEYDVKGKVFESETVTTYAKLVWNQILTKVGDIADRAEDASDQVMLMAIKRRG; encoded by the coding sequence ATGCCCATATTCGGCGGTAAAGAGAGCAGCGTTTTTGAGGCGATTGAGAACCATCTCAACGTGGTGAACGAGTCCCTGGTTGCCTTCAGGGAGCTTATGGTCGCCTACCTCGAGGGGGACTTTGAGAGGGCGAGGGCCTTTGAGAGGGAGGTTGATGAGCTGGAGAGCAAGGCCGACACTCTGAGGAGGAGCATCGAGACCATGCTCTACGAAGGGGCTTTTCTGCCCGCCAACAGGGGCGACTACGTCAGGCTGAGTGAGCTGATCGACCAGGTCGCCGATGCAGCAGAGAGCGCGGCCCACACCCTTATACTCGCGAGGCCAAAGGTTCCGGAGGAGCTGAAGGAGGAGATTTTGAATCTCGTGGATTCTGCCATCAAGACCTATGCGGTTCTCGTTGAGGCCGTCAACGCCCTAAACTCCGACGTCGATAGGGCCACGGAGCTGGCCAAGGCGGTTGAAGACGCGGAGGAAAGTGCCGACGAGGTCGAGTACGACGTGAAGGGCAAAGTTTTTGAGAGCGAGACGGTTACGACCTACGCCAAGCTGGTCTGGAACCAGATACTGACGAAGGTCGGGGACATAGCGGACAGGGCCGAGGATGCCTCCGACCAGGTCATGCTGATGGCGATTAAGAGAAGGGGATGA
- a CDS encoding 2-dehydropantoate 2-reductase, which translates to MRIYVLGAGSIGSLFGALLARAGNDVTLIGREPQVRAINEKGLRVSGAEEFTVHPKASLYAPEEPPDLLILATKSYSTKAALECARKCLGPDTWILSVQNGLGNEELALKETPNVMGGVTTNGAMLVEWGHVRWTGRGVTVIGKYPTGHDPFVDDVAEVFRDAGLEVSVSDNIIGWKWAKAIVNSVINGLGTVLGVKNGVLKDDPYLEGVSVDIAREGCLVAQQLGIEFEMHPLELLWDTIERTRENYNSTLQDIMRGKRTEVDYIHGKIVEYAQSVGLEAPRNELLWGLIKAKENLNKRDGET; encoded by the coding sequence ATGAGGATTTACGTACTCGGTGCGGGGAGCATAGGTTCCCTGTTCGGCGCCCTCCTGGCAAGGGCCGGAAACGATGTGACTCTCATCGGGCGCGAGCCGCAGGTGAGGGCGATAAATGAGAAAGGTCTGAGGGTTTCAGGTGCTGAAGAGTTCACGGTTCACCCGAAGGCGAGCCTCTACGCCCCGGAGGAACCCCCCGATCTGCTGATTCTGGCCACGAAGTCCTACTCCACAAAGGCCGCCCTCGAATGCGCGAGGAAGTGCCTAGGTCCTGACACGTGGATTCTGAGCGTCCAGAACGGCCTTGGAAACGAGGAGCTGGCTTTGAAGGAGACGCCCAACGTTATGGGCGGCGTGACAACCAACGGGGCGATGCTCGTCGAGTGGGGCCACGTGCGCTGGACTGGTAGGGGAGTGACCGTTATCGGGAAGTATCCCACCGGACACGACCCCTTCGTGGACGATGTGGCGGAGGTTTTCAGGGATGCGGGCCTAGAGGTCTCGGTCAGCGACAACATAATCGGCTGGAAGTGGGCGAAGGCGATAGTCAATTCCGTAATCAACGGTCTTGGAACGGTTCTGGGGGTGAAGAACGGCGTCCTCAAGGACGACCCCTACCTGGAGGGGGTCTCGGTGGACATAGCGAGGGAGGGCTGCCTCGTCGCCCAGCAGCTTGGAATAGAGTTTGAGATGCACCCTCTGGAACTCCTCTGGGACACGATAGAGAGAACCCGGGAGAACTACAACTCCACCCTGCAGGACATAATGCGGGGGAAGAGAACGGAGGTGGACTACATCCACGGGAAGATAGTGGAGTACGCCCAATCGGTCGGCCTCGAAGCCCCCAGGAACGAACTCCTGTGGGGGTTGATCAAGGCGAAGGAAAACCTAAATAAGCGGGACGGTGAAACATAG
- a CDS encoding RNA methyltransferase, producing the protein MIGVVLVEPEGPANIGMVARTMKNFGFSRLVLVNPNITEESYSYAVHARDVLENAVILEEFDEALELFDLAVGTTGKPGKSYIPDRAPLMPWELRETLEGYPGRAGIFFGRESIGLKNNELAGMDFTVTIPTSDDYPVMNLAQAVAVILYELSRRRPEPAVEALKPATRREREKLVETWAGLLEVLNYPKDVERREIFVKIFGRLVGRAVLYGREVHTLIGPLRKARIKLEECPDAER; encoded by the coding sequence ATGATCGGCGTCGTTCTCGTGGAGCCGGAGGGGCCGGCCAACATCGGCATGGTCGCCAGAACCATGAAGAACTTCGGATTCTCCAGGCTAGTCCTCGTGAATCCAAACATAACAGAGGAGAGCTACTCCTACGCGGTTCATGCAAGGGATGTGCTTGAGAACGCGGTAATTCTGGAGGAGTTTGACGAGGCTCTCGAACTCTTCGACCTGGCCGTCGGAACCACAGGAAAGCCCGGGAAGAGCTACATCCCGGATAGAGCGCCGCTGATGCCCTGGGAGCTGAGGGAGACGCTCGAAGGCTACCCTGGCAGGGCGGGCATCTTCTTCGGCAGGGAGAGCATCGGACTGAAGAACAACGAGCTGGCAGGGATGGATTTCACGGTAACCATTCCGACGAGCGATGACTACCCGGTAATGAACCTCGCCCAGGCTGTTGCGGTGATCCTCTACGAGCTTTCCAGAAGGAGGCCGGAGCCAGCCGTCGAGGCGCTAAAGCCAGCCACCCGGAGGGAGAGGGAGAAACTCGTTGAAACATGGGCTGGTCTTCTCGAGGTACTGAACTATCCCAAAGACGTTGAACGGAGGGAGATCTTCGTCAAAATCTTCGGGCGGCTCGTCGGGAGGGCGGTTCTCTACGGAAGGGAGGTTCACACCCTCATAGGTCCGCTGAGGAAGGCCCGGATTAAGCTGGAGGAATGCCCCGATGCTGAGCGTTGA
- the otg gene encoding methylated-DNA--protein-cysteine methyltransferase → MLSVERFEVAGRSVWIAVFWGKKIQGITFSLDEGQFERNIGRLTEFLKRRGVGVDLTLEESDYPALVRDVVLGKVDNPDVLPELSFEGVTPFERRVYEWLTKNVKRGSVITYGSLAKAIGTSPRAIGGAMKRNPYPIVVPCHRVVARDGIGHYTPRLEEKVFLLKTEGVEGWTRSKLI, encoded by the coding sequence ATGCTGAGCGTTGAAAGGTTTGAGGTAGCCGGAAGGAGCGTATGGATAGCGGTTTTCTGGGGGAAGAAAATTCAGGGAATAACCTTCTCCCTCGATGAAGGGCAGTTCGAGAGGAACATCGGACGTCTGACGGAGTTTCTGAAGAGGAGGGGAGTGGGGGTAGACTTGACCCTGGAGGAGTCGGACTATCCAGCCCTCGTCCGCGACGTTGTGCTGGGGAAGGTGGATAATCCGGACGTCCTCCCCGAGCTTTCCTTCGAGGGTGTTACACCCTTTGAGAGGCGCGTTTACGAATGGCTCACGAAAAACGTTAAAAGAGGGAGTGTTATAACCTACGGTAGCCTTGCCAAGGCCATAGGAACCTCACCCCGGGCAATAGGGGGTGCCATGAAACGGAATCCCTACCCGATAGTCGTTCCCTGCCACAGGGTTGTGGCCAGAGACGGAATCGGCCACTACACCCCAAGGCTTGAGGAAAAGGTGTTCCTGCTCAAAACAGAGGGGGTGGAAGGATGGACAAGGTCAAAGCTTATCTGA
- a CDS encoding tetratricopeptide repeat protein, with amino-acid sequence MDKVKAYLIGFLIAVIAIAAGIVWYGGWKLLLQVILALGFLGVTIMLLFFTGLTFYAESWKYGTILAVFTAISGYGLYLSATWNRVGWEYLYPVFGIIVFFVAVVAFGIWYISEPDLSLTDRFRSAEKLEKMGKYKAAARKYEKAGNYLKAAEMYEKLGWMESAAWAYEKAEKYDRAAEIYEQLYEKEKDTYYLKEAHEYWKKAGNMDRAAKALEKYAEEEPWFWEDVAKLYEELGNQEKAREAWERALEYYKKEAQEEGVFWEDVGNIARKLGMEDLAREAYEKFLEYCMKEAEEDPMWWKHVAEAYDYLGEKEKAEEARTKYEEYRQKIMKANEETSKFPEEEKEE; translated from the coding sequence ATGGACAAGGTCAAAGCTTATCTGATTGGATTTCTGATAGCGGTGATAGCGATAGCCGCCGGTATAGTCTGGTACGGCGGCTGGAAGCTGCTGCTCCAGGTGATCCTGGCCCTGGGATTCCTCGGCGTTACAATTATGCTGCTCTTCTTCACGGGACTGACGTTCTACGCTGAGAGCTGGAAGTACGGCACGATACTGGCGGTCTTCACCGCCATAAGCGGGTACGGCCTCTATCTGAGCGCCACATGGAACAGGGTCGGCTGGGAGTACCTGTATCCGGTCTTCGGGATAATCGTCTTCTTCGTAGCGGTGGTTGCCTTCGGCATCTGGTACATCAGCGAACCGGATCTAAGCCTGACCGACCGCTTCCGCTCCGCTGAGAAGCTCGAGAAGATGGGCAAGTACAAGGCGGCCGCCAGAAAGTACGAGAAGGCCGGCAACTACCTGAAGGCCGCTGAGATGTACGAGAAGCTCGGCTGGATGGAGAGCGCGGCCTGGGCCTACGAGAAGGCCGAGAAGTACGATAGGGCCGCCGAAATCTACGAACAGCTATACGAGAAGGAGAAGGACACCTACTACCTCAAGGAGGCCCACGAGTACTGGAAGAAGGCCGGGAACATGGACAGGGCAGCGAAGGCCCTTGAGAAGTACGCCGAGGAAGAACCCTGGTTCTGGGAGGACGTCGCCAAGCTCTACGAGGAGCTTGGAAACCAGGAGAAGGCCAGGGAAGCCTGGGAGAGGGCGCTTGAGTACTACAAGAAGGAGGCCCAGGAGGAGGGTGTCTTCTGGGAGGACGTCGGCAACATAGCGAGGAAGCTCGGCATGGAGGACCTTGCCAGGGAGGCCTACGAAAAGTTCCTTGAGTACTGCATGAAGGAAGCGGAAGAAGACCCGATGTGGTGGAAGCACGTGGCGGAGGCCTACGACTACCTCGGCGAGAAGGAGAAGGCTGAAGAGGCTAGAACGAAGTACGAGGAGTACAGGCAGAAGATCATGAAGGCGAACGAGGAGACTTCGAAGTTCCCTGAGGAAGAGAAGGAGGAATAA
- a CDS encoding type II toxin-antitoxin system VapC family toxin produces MRAYVDVNVIYYILTANEEFGPRAKELVEEYYGRMITSALTAWQLYVLLRRTGAKLRISQVLEDLGVKVVALTPEILKIAEECKKLDFDDAIHYATMKAHGIKVILSNDGDFDRVNIKRVF; encoded by the coding sequence TTGAGGGCCTACGTGGACGTCAACGTGATATACTACATCCTGACGGCTAACGAAGAGTTCGGCCCGAGAGCGAAGGAACTGGTTGAGGAGTACTACGGCAGGATGATAACCTCGGCACTGACCGCCTGGCAGCTCTACGTCCTTCTCCGGCGCACGGGAGCCAAGCTCAGGATAAGCCAAGTTTTAGAGGATTTGGGTGTAAAAGTCGTTGCCCTAACCCCTGAGATCCTCAAAATAGCGGAAGAATGCAAGAAGCTCGACTTCGACGATGCCATACACTACGCCACGATGAAGGCGCACGGAATCAAGGTTATCCTCTCAAACGACGGGGACTTCGACAGAGTTAACATAAAAAGGGTGTTTTAG
- a CDS encoding transcriptional regulator yields the protein MNVEVVRLDENGRLYLPASLRKRLKAREFYVEERNGEIVLIPARKKIEKYWGIVKGEKLNAEEIDRVIEKETEKLLRDEL from the coding sequence ATGAATGTCGAAGTTGTTAGACTGGATGAAAACGGCAGGCTGTACCTTCCTGCATCCCTTCGGAAGAGGCTGAAGGCAAGGGAGTTCTACGTTGAGGAGAGGAACGGAGAAATAGTTCTCATCCCAGCCAGGAAAAAGATCGAGAAGTACTGGGGCATTGTAAAAGGAGAGAAGCTGAACGCTGAGGAGATTGACAGAGTGATTGAGAAAGAAACCGAAAAGCTCCTGAGGGATGAGCTTTGA
- a CDS encoding nascent polypeptide-associated complex protein, which translates to MMGMNPRQMKKLMRQMGIKMEEMEGVKEVVIRLENKEIVLKDPAITIITAQGEKSYQIIPGSEEVRAIVNVSEEDIKLVMEQAGVDYEAARKALIEADGDLAEAILKLTEE; encoded by the coding sequence ATGATGGGAATGAACCCGAGGCAGATGAAGAAGCTCATGCGCCAGATGGGCATAAAGATGGAGGAGATGGAGGGCGTCAAGGAGGTCGTGATCAGGCTCGAGAACAAGGAGATAGTCCTCAAAGACCCCGCAATCACGATAATAACCGCCCAGGGCGAGAAGAGCTATCAGATAATCCCGGGAAGCGAGGAGGTCAGGGCGATAGTGAACGTCTCGGAGGAGGACATAAAGCTGGTCATGGAGCAGGCGGGCGTCGACTACGAGGCCGCAAGGAAGGCCCTCATAGAGGCCGATGGCGATCTGGCAGAGGCCATCCTAAAGCTGACGGAAGAATGA
- a CDS encoding carboxymuconolactone decarboxylase family protein encodes MDYDDVNVKLLEIEELLNKLGKEHPKEISAFSRFLRETLDNKALTTREKELIALALGISAGCEWCIYLHAQKALEAGAKPEELIEAGLVAVLMAGGPALMHLIPLTKAIEAFKKEHEKE; translated from the coding sequence ATGGATTACGACGATGTTAACGTCAAACTCCTCGAGATTGAGGAGCTTCTCAACAAACTCGGAAAGGAGCATCCCAAGGAGATATCAGCATTCTCCCGCTTCCTCCGCGAGACCCTGGACAACAAGGCATTGACGACGAGGGAGAAGGAGCTGATAGCCCTTGCCCTCGGCATCTCAGCCGGCTGCGAGTGGTGCATATACCTCCATGCCCAGAAGGCCCTCGAGGCCGGAGCAAAGCCAGAGGAGCTTATAGAGGCCGGCCTTGTCGCGGTGCTGATGGCCGGCGGTCCGGCACTGATGCACCTCATCCCGCTCACGAAGGCCATAGAGGCCTTCAAGAAAGAGCATGAGAAAGAGTGA
- the hflX gene encoding GTPase HflX → MRAIGVIRRSRREGTSREEFEELLRSAGYEVVAIIEQNREEHPRYNIGKGKLEELRKLVEELKPDKVIFANRLTPSQAYNLWKELRVEVIDRWQLVLEIFEKRAHSKEAKLQVELASLQYEVPLVKEAIRRIKLGDRAGFKGMGEYQTRQYLKHIRYRMGRIRKELERVRADREVKRKRREEVGFILIALAGYTNAGKSTLLNALAREDIEARNQMFTTLDTTTRRFKLGGKRVLATDTVGFIDGLPPFIVEAFHSTLEEIVKADIILLVLDASEPWAEIKRKFLASINVLRELKALDKPMIVALNKRDLTTEEDVRDKAERIEEIVEERGINVHRVVSISAKLGQLEELYDALEEVILTLPKYGAFEITVSEPEKVPQVMAMINAIGEVLEVEYGAETRIRAYVQTGMIKELTRLGVEIKRQSREDE, encoded by the coding sequence ATGCGAGCGATAGGTGTCATAAGGCGCTCAAGGCGCGAGGGGACAAGCCGGGAGGAGTTCGAGGAGCTCCTCAGGAGTGCGGGCTACGAGGTAGTGGCCATTATCGAGCAGAACCGTGAGGAGCACCCGCGTTACAACATAGGAAAGGGCAAGCTGGAGGAGCTTAGGAAGCTTGTGGAGGAGCTGAAGCCTGACAAGGTGATATTCGCGAACCGGCTCACGCCAAGCCAGGCCTACAACCTCTGGAAGGAGCTACGCGTTGAGGTCATAGACAGGTGGCAACTCGTCCTCGAGATATTCGAGAAGCGCGCCCACTCCAAGGAGGCTAAACTCCAGGTGGAGCTGGCTTCTCTCCAGTACGAGGTTCCGCTCGTCAAAGAGGCAATAAGGAGGATAAAGCTCGGTGACAGGGCCGGTTTCAAGGGAATGGGTGAGTACCAGACGAGACAGTACCTCAAGCACATCCGCTACAGGATGGGAAGGATAAGGAAGGAGCTGGAGAGGGTCAGGGCCGACCGCGAGGTTAAGAGGAAGCGCCGCGAGGAGGTCGGCTTCATACTCATAGCCCTGGCCGGCTACACCAACGCTGGAAAATCGACGCTTCTAAACGCCCTCGCGAGGGAGGACATAGAGGCCAGGAACCAGATGTTCACGACACTCGATACGACCACGAGGCGCTTCAAGCTCGGCGGAAAGAGGGTTCTGGCAACTGACACGGTAGGATTCATAGACGGCCTCCCACCGTTCATAGTTGAGGCCTTCCACTCGACGCTGGAGGAGATTGTGAAGGCAGATATCATCCTCCTCGTCCTCGACGCCAGCGAGCCGTGGGCAGAAATAAAGAGGAAGTTCCTGGCTTCCATCAACGTTCTCAGGGAGCTGAAGGCCCTCGACAAGCCAATGATAGTAGCGCTCAACAAGAGGGACCTGACGACGGAGGAGGACGTCAGGGACAAGGCCGAGAGGATAGAGGAAATAGTCGAGGAGAGAGGGATAAACGTACACAGGGTGGTTTCCATCTCGGCCAAGCTCGGCCAGCTGGAGGAGCTATACGATGCCCTCGAGGAGGTAATCCTGACCCTGCCAAAGTACGGGGCCTTTGAGATAACCGTGAGCGAGCCGGAGAAGGTTCCCCAGGTAATGGCCATGATAAACGCCATCGGGGAGGTTCTGGAGGTCGAGTACGGGGCCGAGACGAGGATAAGGGCCTACGTCCAGACGGGAATGATAAAGGAGCTGACGAGGCTGGGCGTGGAAATAAAGAGACAGTCGAGAGAGGACGAGTAA